GTCCCATGACATGATGCAAAACAGCAATTCTGCTGCCCACCAGGACATGGCTGAAATGCATAAAAAAATGATGAAAGCTAAACCCGGAGCTACCAACGAAACAGCAAAGTCATTTTCTGAAATGAGCGAGCATGAGAAGGCCGCAGCTGTACATGAGAAGGCGAATAATGGTCAGTCTTCCGTTGTTCACCAGCAGCAGGCTGATAAGCATCGCAGTCAGATCACCCAGAATTAACCCGCAGCTCCACTTGTTAGACCCTCATTTGACGCCGAAGTCACTGGCTTACGCTCCCGTCCGGGAGCGTTTTTTTTCCCATATATCAAACTTTAACTCTGAAGAGGTGGAAGTATCTGACCAACACTGTCACGTAACGCCAGATAACTACAAAAACACCTTTTTCCTCCTGTAAATTGCAGTTCCTGCAAGAACATCAAGGCATAATGTTGGAACAGCGTGTGATACACACTTAGCATCATGTTTTGTATGTGTTTTTTTAAAACTTTACAACTTTAAAGTCTTTTTCAGGTTAAAGGATACAACTTTAATGTCTCTACACAATTGCAGCGAAGTCGTCCTGACCTATTACCTAAAGATGAAAATTATTAGAGCCGCATTAAAAATGAGCTAATTTTGATAGTGGCTATCTTGTGATTATTTTCTAATAAGCCCGTGAACTGAATCCCTCCATGCTTAATATAAGGTGGGGGAATGGTGATTAAAAATCGACCGAAGTCCAGATCTTTATAAAATATGAACAGGTTGAAAAAAGACAGTAACTTTACTGTTTTTTTATACTTAACCATCAATGTTAAGTTATTTCATGATACCTAAGAAAAACCAGCGTTACGCAATTGGTCGACGCTGGTTTTATCCGGTACGTTGCAATTATTTTTTAGCAGAACCTGCTTCTAATATTGAAACGATTGAGAACAACGTAAAGCATACCGCTCCCAAACCGACCAGAACCCGCGAAGGAATAAAATATCCCATGTCGGTCTGCGCCATTTCCGCAAGAAACGATGCCAGGAAAAGGCAAAACAGGCAGGTGAAGACGGGAATCATCGGAATTCTGTTGGCTAACGAGCAGGTACGTCTCCAGACCAGTGCCAGTAGCCAGACTTTTGAGAATATGCTGTAACAGATCATTCCGAGGCAAATGAGAATAATGCCGGGAGCCAGCCGAGCGCTTGCATCGGAACTGACTAAGACGTATATGCCCTGCAGCACCGTGATTGAGCCGAGAAAAATAACCCAATAACACCACAGCCAGTGCTCTTTGGATGAGAACGTATTACGTGTTTGATGGACGATTGTGGCTACAAGGCCAATGAGACAGGCACAGATTGCGGTTAACCCAAGCAATACGTGACCGGCGACATAATGTGGGGTTATGTCGGCACTGCGTAACAGCGTTATCGACCAAATGAAACCGAGCAGGGTGAGTAATACGGGAACGGCAATGAGGCAATTACCGATTAATGAAGAATAAGCCTGTACCGGCGTTCCGTCGCTTTTGCTCCCCGATGCATTTTGGGGAATGAGCAGAAAGTGACCGGATGACGCTGCCACTGTCGATACACAGGCGGCAATCATACCAACGCCGAAAATCACATGACCGGCGACAAACTCGTCTGCCATCACATCATTGCCTGCTAACAGTGCCCAACCCCATATCATGGTGATAATTGACCCGGCATAGCCAATAATGGGGAACAATGTATTGTAAAACGTATTAACGCCGCGCGTGAGCTGCGAAATGATAATAAATGCGGTAGTGAATAATGCCAGGCATATGGCTGCCAGAGAAATGAGCACATGACCCGCGACGAAATATTCGCTTTGCCCTGAACTTTCCAGCACAAAGCCACCTAACGCGATACAAATCAAGCCCATAATTAAAGGGATTAATTTGAAAAGCCACCCGATATATATGTTCACTTTAAACTCCTCAGGTATCCCTGCTAATATTGAAATGTGCATTAATGATAATTTCAGCCTGTTAATACAATGACGAGATATCATTAAAGACAAATGCATAGCATAACTATAGCGGGGTTTACTTTGCAGAGCGCTACTTTTCAGCGTTCAAAAGGCCATGGTAAATAAATATTTATCCTAAGATTAATTCTTATTCTCTTGTTTTTTTCAATTATCTTCCAGGGAGGGATTCTTTTTCATTATTTGGTAAAAGACCGGATGGTATCGGTGCTTAAAATCATCGAACATATAAGTATTATTGCTTTGTATCATCGTAAATATGTCTTTCAGACATGTGTCATTTATTTTGTTACTAACAAGTTAAAAATATCACGGGTTATTTATGAAAGTATTTCACAATATATTTAAGCACATCTCTTCAAACCATCAAGATAAGTATTCAGATAAAGTTAACAGTCATCAACACCATGGCAAGGTTGATAAAAAACATCGTTCAAAGATAGTTGAAATTGATAATCTGGATAAACATTCGCAAATAGATAACGATTTTGGCCTGCATATCATCTATTTCCTGCAACATGGCTGCTGGAAGGTAACTGAACATAGTCCTCAGATAGAAAAAATATGGTTTTACAACAGTGAGCCATCTATAGATATTCAAGAATATAATAGTTTCGCCGACAATACTACTGACACGTTTATCTTTACAATTATACCAGACAATAACCATGTGATAAAATTATCGTCTCCCATTACCGTTACGATTGAGCGTAAGGACGGTTATTATTTTATTAATATCTCCGGAGATAAATCAGACATAATTTATAAAGTTAATGGGCTTTCTATCATACCTGAAAATTTCTTTACTCTTCTTAGCGGTAATTTTAAAGCTGACTGGCGTTGGGATGTCTCTAAAGAGACGTTTTCTAAGGATAAGTTTGCTAGCTATGTTAATTCTGTGTTTTCAAAAATAGATTTTTATAAACAGTGTGGTGTAATTAACCCACAAAATCCCAACACGGCTTATTTTGGCGATACAGATGGAAGAGTGGGCGCTGTACTTTATGCATTGCTCGTTTCAGGGCATATAGGCATCAGGGAAAAGGGGTGGAGTTTATTATGTGAATTATTAAAACACGAAGACATGGCTTCATTCGCATATGAAAATAAAAAATTGAAAAAACTCTTTACTTTATTAGATACGAGAGACATGATCTTGAATGAGTTGCATCAACATGTTTTTTTAAAAGGCGATGCGATTACCCCTTGTATCTTTCTTGGGGATCATACAGGCGATAGATTTAGTACTATTTTTGGTGATAAATATATCCTTACTT
The nucleotide sequence above comes from Escherichia coli. Encoded proteins:
- a CDS encoding DUF4049 domain-containing protein, translated to MKVFHNIFKHISSNHQDKYSDKVNSHQHHGKVDKKHRSKIVEIDNLDKHSQIDNDFGLHIIYFLQHGCWKVTEHSPQIEKIWFYNSEPSIDIQEYNSFADNTTDTFIFTIIPDNNHVIKLSSPITVTIERKDGYYFINISGDKSDIIYKVNGLSIIPENFFTLLSGNFKADWRWDVSKETFSKDKFASYVNSVFSKIDFYKQCGVINPQNPNTAYFGDTDGRVGAVLYALLVSGHIGIREKGWSLLCELLKHEDMASFAYENKKLKKLFTLLDTRDMILNELHQHVFLKGDAITPCIFLGDHTGDRFSTIFGDKYILTLLNSMRNMEGNKDSRINKNVVVLAGNHEINFNGNYSARLANHKLSSGDTYNLIKTLDVCNYDSETKVLTSHHGIIRNEENECYCLGALQVPFNQMKDPIDPEELANIFNKKHKQHMDDRLIHLIRSNAIASTPVYDNYFNNTTDFRPKPEDIFKCGEKLKCEDPSKYIRQKYGHHGLGVDQNQQFDNGIMGLNSRKEVRDKNNKIIYSSGLSCFQSH
- the yhiM gene encoding DUF2776 domain-containing protein; this translates as MNIYIGWLFKLIPLIMGLICIALGGFVLESSGQSEYFVAGHVLISLAAICLALFTTAFIIISQLTRGVNTFYNTLFPIIGYAGSIITMIWGWALLAGNDVMADEFVAGHVIFGVGMIAACVSTVAASSGHFLLIPQNASGSKSDGTPVQAYSSLIGNCLIAVPVLLTLLGFIWSITLLRSADITPHYVAGHVLLGLTAICACLIGLVATIVHQTRNTFSSKEHWLWCYWVIFLGSITVLQGIYVLVSSDASARLAPGIILICLGMICYSIFSKVWLLALVWRRTCSLANRIPMIPVFTCLFCLFLASFLAEMAQTDMGYFIPSRVLVGLGAVCFTLFSIVSILEAGSAKK
- the pcoE gene encoding copper resistance system metallochaperone PcoE; this translates as MKKILVSFVAIMAAASSAMAAETMNMHDQVNNAQAPAHQMQSSAEKSAIQGDSMTMMDMSSHDQAAMSHDMMQNSNSAAHQDMAEMHKKMMKAKPGATNETAKSFSEMSEHEKAAAVHEKANNGQSSVVHQQQADKHRSQITQN